From Streptomyces cyaneogriseus subsp. noncyanogenus, the proteins below share one genomic window:
- a CDS encoding HPr family phosphocarrier protein, translating to MAERRVNVGWAEGLHARPASIFVRAATATGVPVTIAKADGNPVNAASMLAVLGLGAQGGEEIVLASDAEGADAALDRLAKLVAEGLEELPETV from the coding sequence ATGGCTGAGCGCCGCGTCAACGTCGGCTGGGCCGAGGGTCTCCACGCCCGCCCCGCCTCCATCTTCGTCCGAGCCGCCACGGCCACAGGCGTCCCGGTGACGATCGCCAAGGCCGACGGCAACCCCGTCAACGCGGCCTCCATGCTGGCCGTGCTCGGTCTGGGCGCGCAGGGCGGCGAGGAGATCGTCCTGGCCTCCGACGCCGAGGGTGCGGATGCCGCCCTTGACCGTCTGGCGAAGCTGGTCGCGGAGGGGCTGGAGGAGCTCCCCGAGACCGTCTGA
- a CDS encoding DUF5998 family protein, whose amino-acid sequence MDGMAKTSTTTQGLRAAIERSGYYPALVAEAVEAAVGGEPIRSYLVHQETTFDQNEVRRHVTVLVLTDNRFIVSHTDEQGADDTSPTPYATTSTESVKLSRISSIVVSRVVANPEQYTPGRLPREVVLTIGWGAVSRIDLEPAACGDPNCEADHGYTGSSTADDLSLRVSEAGDGPETVRQALSFAQALSEATADTGR is encoded by the coding sequence ATGGACGGCATGGCCAAGACCAGTACGACGACCCAGGGGCTGCGTGCGGCGATCGAGCGCAGCGGCTACTACCCGGCCCTCGTGGCCGAGGCGGTGGAGGCCGCTGTGGGTGGCGAGCCCATCCGGTCGTACCTGGTCCACCAGGAGACCACCTTCGACCAGAACGAGGTCCGCCGGCACGTGACCGTGCTGGTCCTCACCGACAACCGCTTCATCGTCAGCCACACCGACGAGCAGGGCGCCGACGACACCTCCCCGACGCCGTACGCCACCACGTCCACGGAGTCCGTCAAGCTCAGCCGGATCTCGTCGATCGTGGTCAGCCGCGTGGTCGCCAACCCGGAGCAGTACACCCCGGGCCGGCTGCCCCGCGAGGTCGTGCTGACCATCGGCTGGGGCGCCGTCTCCCGCATCGACCTGGAGCCGGCCGCCTGCGGCGACCCGAACTGCGAGGCCGACCACGGCTACACGGGCAGCTCGACGGCCGACGACCTCAGCCTGCGCGTCAGCGAGGCCGGCGACGGGCCCGAAACGGTGCGCCAGGCGCTGTCCTTCGCCCAGGCCCTCTCCGAGGCGACCGCGGACACCGGCCGCTGA
- a CDS encoding DNA gyrase/topoisomerase IV subunit A has translation MARRSTKTPPPDDSYEEKILDIDVVDEMQGSFLEYAYSVIYSRALPDARDGLKPVHRRIVYQMNEMGLRPERGYVKCARVVGEVMGKLHPHGDASIYDALVRMAQPFSMRVPLVDGHGNFGSLGNDDPPAAMRYTECRMAEATSLMTESIDEDTVDFAPNYDGQEQEPVALPAAFPNLLVNGASGIAVGMATNMPPHNLREVIAAARHLIRHPNADLDALMKHVPGPDLPTGGRIVGLSGIRDAYESGRGTFKIRATVTVENVTARRKGLVVTELPFMVGPEKVIAKIKDLVGAKKLQGIADVKDLTDREHGLRLVIEIKNGFVPEAVLEQLYKLTPMEESFGINNVALVDGQPLTLGLKELLEVYLDHRFDVVRRRSEFRRGKRRDRLHLVEGLLTALVDIDEVIRLIRSSENSAQAKQRLMERFSLSEVQTQYILDTPLRRLTKYDRIELEAEKDRLNAEIEELTRILDSDAELRKLVSSELAAVAKKFGTDRRTVLLESAGAPAAVPLQVADDPCRVLLSSTGLLARTTGAEPFPAEAGARRVKHDVIVSAVPATARGEIGVVTSAGRLLRLNVVDLPQLPETATAPNVSGGAPLAEFVSLEDDETVVCLTTLDESSPGLALGTEQGIVKRVVPDYPANKEELEVITLKEGDRIVGAVELRTGEEDLVFITDDAQLLRFQASQVRPQGRPAGGVAGIKLTEGAKVISFTAVDPAADAVVFTAAGSRGTLDDSVQTTAKLTPFDQFPRKGRATGGVRCQRFLKGEDCLSLAWAGAAPALAAQKNGSPAELPDLDPRRDGSGVSLAKTVAVVAGPV, from the coding sequence ATGGCCCGCCGCAGTACGAAGACCCCGCCGCCCGACGACTCGTACGAGGAGAAGATCCTCGACATCGACGTCGTCGACGAGATGCAGGGCTCCTTCCTCGAGTACGCGTACTCGGTGATCTACTCCCGCGCCCTGCCGGACGCCCGCGACGGCCTGAAGCCGGTGCACCGCCGCATCGTCTACCAGATGAACGAGATGGGCCTGCGCCCCGAGCGCGGCTATGTGAAGTGCGCCCGCGTCGTCGGCGAGGTCATGGGCAAGCTGCACCCGCACGGCGACGCGTCGATCTACGACGCCCTGGTGCGCATGGCCCAGCCGTTCTCCATGCGCGTGCCGCTCGTCGACGGCCACGGCAACTTCGGTTCGCTGGGCAACGACGACCCGCCGGCCGCCATGCGGTACACCGAGTGCCGGATGGCCGAGGCGACGAGCCTGATGACGGAGTCCATCGACGAGGACACCGTCGACTTCGCCCCCAACTACGACGGCCAGGAGCAGGAGCCGGTGGCCCTGCCCGCCGCCTTCCCGAATCTCCTGGTCAACGGCGCCTCGGGCATCGCGGTCGGCATGGCCACCAACATGCCGCCGCACAACCTGCGCGAGGTCATCGCGGCCGCCCGGCACCTGATCCGGCACCCGAACGCCGATCTCGACGCGCTGATGAAGCACGTCCCCGGTCCCGACCTGCCCACCGGCGGCCGGATCGTCGGCCTGTCCGGCATCCGGGACGCCTACGAGTCGGGCCGCGGCACCTTCAAGATCCGCGCGACGGTCACCGTGGAGAACGTGACCGCCCGCCGCAAGGGCCTGGTCGTCACCGAGCTGCCGTTCATGGTCGGCCCGGAGAAGGTCATCGCCAAGATCAAGGACCTCGTGGGCGCCAAGAAGCTCCAGGGCATCGCCGACGTCAAGGACCTCACCGACCGCGAGCACGGCCTGCGCCTGGTCATCGAGATCAAGAACGGCTTCGTGCCGGAGGCGGTCCTGGAGCAGTTGTACAAGCTCACGCCGATGGAGGAGTCCTTCGGCATCAACAACGTGGCGCTCGTCGACGGCCAGCCGCTCACGCTGGGCCTGAAGGAGCTGCTGGAGGTCTACCTCGACCACCGGTTCGACGTCGTGCGGCGGCGCAGCGAGTTCCGCCGCGGCAAGCGGCGCGACCGGCTGCACCTGGTCGAGGGCCTGCTCACCGCGCTGGTCGACATCGACGAGGTCATCCGCCTCATCCGCTCCAGCGAGAATTCCGCGCAGGCCAAGCAGCGCCTGATGGAGCGGTTCTCGCTGAGCGAGGTCCAGACGCAGTACATCCTCGACACGCCGCTGCGCCGCCTGACCAAGTACGACCGCATCGAGCTGGAGGCCGAGAAGGACCGGCTCAACGCGGAGATCGAGGAACTGACCCGGATCCTGGATTCGGACGCGGAGCTGCGCAAGCTGGTCTCCTCCGAACTGGCCGCGGTCGCCAAGAAGTTCGGCACCGACCGGCGTACGGTGCTGCTGGAGTCGGCGGGCGCTCCGGCGGCCGTGCCGCTCCAGGTGGCGGACGACCCGTGCCGGGTGCTGCTGTCCTCCACGGGGCTGCTGGCCCGCACGACCGGCGCGGAGCCCTTCCCGGCGGAGGCCGGCGCCCGGCGCGTCAAGCACGACGTGATCGTCTCGGCGGTGCCGGCCACCGCCCGCGGCGAGATCGGCGTCGTCACGTCGGCGGGCCGGCTGCTGCGCCTGAACGTGGTCGACCTCCCCCAGCTCCCGGAGACGGCGACGGCGCCGAACGTGTCGGGCGGCGCCCCGCTCGCCGAGTTCGTCTCCCTGGAGGACGACGAGACGGTGGTCTGCCTCACCACGCTCGACGAGTCCTCCCCCGGCCTGGCGCTCGGCACGGAGCAGGGCATCGTCAAGCGTGTGGTGCCCGACTACCCGGCCAACAAGGAGGAGCTGGAGGTCATCACGCTCAAGGAGGGCGACCGGATCGTCGGCGCGGTCGAGCTGCGCACCGGCGAGGAGGATCTGGTCTTCATCACGGACGACGCTCAGCTGCTGCGCTTCCAGGCGTCGCAGGTCCGTCCGCAGGGCCGTCCGGCGGGCGGCGTGGCGGGCATCAAGCTCACCGAGGGAGCGAAGGTCATCTCCTTCACGGCGGTCGACCCCGCGGCGGACGCGGTGGTGTTCACGGCCGCGGGCTCGCGCGGCACGCTGGACGACTCCGTGCAGACCACGGCCAAACTGACCCCGTTCGACCAGTTCCCGCGCAAGGGCCGCGCCACGGGCGGCGTGCGCTGCCAGCGGTTCCTGAAGGGCGAGGACTGCCTGTCGCTGGCCTGGGCGGGCGCCGCGCCGGCCCTGGCCGCCCAGAAGAACGGCTCCCCGGCCGAACTGCCGGACCTCGACCCGCGCCGCGACGGTTCGGGCGTCTCCCTGGCGAAGACGGTCGCGGTGGTGGCGGGGCCGGTCTAG
- a CDS encoding M16 family metallopeptidase: MTELATMDFHPQPQAGEPKPWAFPAPERGTLANGLTVLRCHRPGQQVVAVEVLLNAPLEAEPAGLDGVATIMARAFSEGTDKHSAEEFAAELERCGATLDAHADHPGVRLSLEVPASRLAKALGLVADALRAPAFADSEVERLVRNRLDEIPHELANPSRRAAKELSKELFPADSRMSRPRQGTEETVANIDSAAVRAFYERHVRPATATAVVVGDLTGVDLDALLGDTLGAWTGSPAEPRPVPPVVADDTGRVVIVDRPGAVQTQLLIGRTGPDRHDRVWPAQVLGTYCLGGTLTSRLDRVLREEKGYTYGVRAFGQVLRSAPDGTGAAMLAISGSVDTPNTGPALADLWTVLRTLAAEGLTDAERDVAVQNLVGVAPLKYETAAAVAGTLADQVEQHLPDDYQAELYRQLAATGTVEATAAVVNAFPVDRLVTVLVGDAAQIKAPVEALGIGEVTVVAAE; encoded by the coding sequence GTGACCGAGCTCGCCACGATGGACTTCCACCCCCAGCCGCAGGCCGGCGAGCCCAAGCCGTGGGCGTTCCCGGCCCCCGAGCGCGGGACGCTGGCCAACGGACTGACGGTCCTGCGCTGCCACCGCCCCGGCCAGCAGGTCGTGGCCGTGGAAGTGCTGCTGAACGCGCCTTTGGAAGCCGAGCCGGCCGGTCTCGACGGTGTCGCCACGATCATGGCGCGGGCCTTCTCGGAGGGCACCGACAAGCACTCCGCCGAGGAGTTCGCCGCCGAGCTGGAGCGCTGCGGCGCCACCCTGGACGCGCACGCCGACCACCCGGGCGTGCGGCTGAGCCTGGAGGTGCCCGCCTCCCGCCTGGCCAAGGCGCTCGGCCTGGTCGCCGACGCCCTCCGGGCGCCCGCCTTCGCCGACAGCGAGGTCGAGCGGCTCGTCCGCAACCGCCTCGACGAGATCCCGCACGAGCTGGCCAACCCCTCCCGCCGGGCCGCCAAGGAGCTCTCCAAGGAGCTCTTCCCGGCCGATTCGCGCATGTCGCGCCCCCGCCAGGGCACGGAGGAGACGGTCGCCAACATCGACTCCGCGGCCGTGCGCGCCTTCTACGAGCGGCACGTCCGCCCCGCCACGGCCACCGCCGTGGTCGTCGGCGACCTCACCGGCGTCGACCTCGACGCGCTGCTCGGCGACACCCTCGGCGCGTGGACCGGCTCCCCGGCCGAGCCGCGTCCGGTGCCCCCGGTGGTCGCGGACGACACCGGCCGGGTCGTCATCGTGGACCGCCCCGGCGCCGTCCAGACGCAGCTGCTGATCGGCCGCACCGGGCCGGACCGGCACGACCGCGTGTGGCCGGCGCAGGTGCTCGGCACCTACTGCCTCGGCGGCACCCTCACCTCCCGCCTGGACCGCGTCCTGCGCGAGGAGAAGGGCTACACCTACGGCGTGCGGGCGTTCGGCCAGGTCCTGCGGTCGGCGCCGGACGGCACGGGCGCCGCGATGCTCGCGATCAGCGGCTCCGTCGATACCCCCAACACCGGTCCCGCGCTGGCGGACCTGTGGACGGTGCTGCGCACGCTCGCCGCGGAGGGGCTCACCGACGCCGAGCGCGATGTCGCCGTGCAGAATCTGGTCGGTGTGGCGCCGCTGAAGTACGAGACCGCGGCGGCCGTCGCCGGCACGCTCGCCGACCAGGTCGAGCAGCACCTCCCCGACGACTACCAGGCCGAGCTGTACCGGCAGCTCGCCGCGACCGGCACGGTGGAGGCCACCGCGGCGGTCGTCAACGCCTTCCCGGTGGACCGCCTGGTGACCGTCCTCGTCGGTGACGCCGCGCAGATCAAGGCGCCCGTCGAGGCCCTCGGCATCGGCGAAGTCACCGTCGTCGCGGCCGAGTAG
- a CDS encoding GntR family transcriptional regulator: protein MRVPAHSVCTAIRDDIVAGVHERGSRLTEELLARRYGVSRVPVREALRTLEAEGFVVTRRHAGACVAEPTEREAADLLEIRLLLEPLGAARAAQRRTEAHLKVLRGLVRLGQERARRGTSEDLRSLGGWFHETLTQASGSPPLIATLTQLRHKIAWMYVVDAPSGPVELWAEHGAIVDAVARGDSERARALTAQHTERSAAAHRLRLPAARERTESVRTSQHRVNTASPQN, encoded by the coding sequence ATGCGTGTTCCGGCGCATTCGGTATGCACGGCGATCCGGGACGACATCGTCGCCGGTGTCCACGAGCGCGGCAGCCGGCTCACCGAGGAACTCCTCGCCCGCCGCTACGGCGTCTCCCGGGTCCCCGTCCGCGAGGCGCTGCGCACCCTGGAGGCCGAGGGATTCGTGGTGACCCGGCGGCACGCGGGCGCGTGCGTGGCCGAACCGACCGAGCGGGAGGCCGCCGACCTGCTGGAGATCCGCCTGCTGCTGGAACCGCTCGGCGCCGCCCGGGCCGCCCAGCGCCGCACCGAGGCGCATCTGAAGGTGCTGCGGGGCCTGGTGCGGCTGGGCCAGGAGCGCGCCAGGCGGGGCACCAGCGAGGACCTGCGCTCCCTGGGCGGCTGGTTCCACGAGACGCTCACCCAGGCCTCGGGCAGCCCCCCGCTGATCGCGACGCTGACCCAGCTACGTCACAAGATCGCCTGGATGTACGTCGTGGACGCGCCGTCCGGCCCGGTGGAGCTGTGGGCCGAGCACGGCGCCATCGTGGACGCGGTGGCCCGCGGCGACAGCGAGCGCGCGCGGGCGCTCACGGCACAGCACACCGAGCGGTCGGCGGCCGCGCACCGGCTGCGCCTGCCCGCGGCGCGCGAGCGGACGGAGTCTGTGAGGACCTCGCAACATCGCGTAAACACGGCGAGCCCGCAGAATTAA
- a CDS encoding bifunctional GNAT family N-acetyltransferase/acetate--CoA ligase family protein yields the protein MQTSSDRHEYPAHWEADVVLRDGGTARVRPITVDDAERLVSFYEQVSDESKYYRFFAPYPRLSAKDVHRFTHHDFVDRVGLAATVGGEFIATVRYDRIGADGTPASAPADEAEVAFLVQDAHQGRGVASALLEHIAAVARERGIRRFAAEVLPANTKMIKVFTDAGYTQKRSFEDGVVRLELDLEPTDRSLAVQYAREQRAEARSVRRLLAPGSVAVVGAGRTARGVGRSILDNIRDAGFTGRLHAVNKAFPEGQSDLDGVPAHRSVREIDGPVDLAVVAVPAEQVPEAVADCGEHGVQGLVVISAGYAESGPEGRERQRALVRQARAYGMRIIGPNAFGVINTSAGVRLNASLAPELPRPGRIGLFAQSGAIGIALLSRLHRRGGGVTGVTGVSTFVSSGNRADVSGNDLLQYWYDDPDTDVVLMYLESIGNPRKFTRLARRTAAAKPLVVVQGARHRAAAPQGHAVRATRLPHATVSALLRQAGVIRVDTITELVDAGLLLARQPLPAGPRVSILGNSESLGLLTYDACLAEGLRPHPPLDLTTAASARDFHAALSRALADDTCDAVVVTAIPTVGEGSAGDAALAEALRSASARTPAKPVLVVHVELGGLAQALSAAASTAPQTGPAAPAGPGAPSDAAVPAPPAERTPAAEPPEGAHLIPAYPAAERAVRALAEAVRYAQWRRDAADPGKVPEYEDIDEKGAADLIDRLLARGQGLTLGTEETCDLLGRYGIHVHRALPAPTPDAAVAAARGLGYPVALKATAPHLRHRADLGGVRLDLADEDQLRRAYDELTELFGTPQELRPVVQGMAPRGVDTVVRAVIDPAAGAVLSFGLAGAATQLLGDTAHRLIPVTEREATSLVRSIRTAPLLFGWRGSAPADTPALEELLLRVSRLVDDHPGVVAVTLEPVVVAPRGLSVLGASVRLAPPPARDDLGPRTLPAY from the coding sequence ATGCAGACCTCGTCGGACCGGCACGAGTATCCCGCCCACTGGGAGGCCGACGTGGTGCTGCGCGACGGCGGCACCGCGCGCGTCCGCCCCATCACCGTCGATGACGCCGAGCGCCTGGTCAGCTTCTACGAGCAGGTCTCGGACGAGTCGAAGTACTACCGCTTCTTCGCGCCCTACCCTCGCCTGTCCGCCAAGGACGTCCACCGCTTCACGCACCACGACTTCGTGGACCGGGTGGGACTCGCGGCCACGGTGGGCGGCGAGTTCATCGCCACCGTACGCTACGACCGCATCGGCGCCGACGGAACGCCCGCCTCCGCCCCGGCCGACGAGGCCGAGGTCGCCTTTCTCGTGCAGGACGCCCACCAAGGCCGAGGCGTCGCCTCCGCTCTGCTGGAGCACATCGCCGCGGTCGCGCGGGAGCGCGGCATCCGCCGCTTCGCCGCCGAGGTGCTGCCCGCCAACACCAAGATGATCAAGGTGTTCACGGACGCCGGCTACACCCAGAAGCGCAGCTTCGAGGACGGCGTCGTCCGCCTGGAGCTCGACCTCGAACCCACCGACCGCTCGCTCGCCGTGCAGTACGCGCGCGAACAGCGTGCCGAGGCCCGCTCGGTGCGGCGGCTGCTCGCGCCCGGCTCCGTCGCCGTCGTCGGCGCCGGCCGCACCGCCAGGGGCGTCGGCCGCAGCATCCTGGACAACATCCGCGACGCCGGTTTCACCGGCCGCCTCCACGCCGTGAACAAGGCGTTCCCCGAGGGGCAGAGCGACCTCGACGGGGTGCCCGCCCACCGCTCGGTGCGGGAGATAGACGGCCCCGTCGACCTCGCGGTGGTCGCCGTCCCCGCCGAGCAGGTCCCCGAGGCCGTCGCCGACTGCGGCGAGCACGGCGTGCAGGGCCTGGTCGTGATCTCCGCCGGATACGCCGAGAGCGGCCCCGAGGGGCGCGAGCGCCAGCGCGCCCTGGTGCGGCAGGCCCGCGCGTACGGCATGCGCATCATCGGGCCCAACGCCTTCGGGGTCATCAACACCTCCGCCGGGGTACGGCTCAACGCCTCCCTCGCCCCCGAGCTGCCCCGCCCCGGCCGCATCGGCCTGTTCGCGCAGTCCGGCGCGATCGGCATCGCCCTGCTGTCCCGGCTGCACCGGCGCGGCGGCGGGGTCACCGGCGTCACCGGCGTGTCGACCTTCGTCTCCTCCGGCAACCGCGCCGACGTCTCGGGCAACGACCTCCTCCAGTACTGGTACGACGACCCGGACACCGACGTCGTCCTGATGTACCTGGAGTCCATCGGCAACCCGCGCAAGTTCACGCGCCTGGCCCGGCGCACGGCCGCGGCCAAGCCCCTGGTCGTCGTCCAGGGCGCCCGCCACCGGGCCGCGGCGCCCCAGGGACACGCCGTCCGCGCCACCCGGCTGCCCCACGCGACCGTGTCCGCGCTGCTGCGGCAGGCCGGGGTGATCCGCGTCGACACCATCACCGAGCTGGTCGACGCGGGCCTGCTGCTCGCCCGGCAGCCGCTGCCCGCCGGGCCCCGCGTGTCGATCCTCGGCAACTCCGAGTCGCTGGGCCTGCTCACCTACGACGCGTGCCTCGCCGAGGGACTGCGCCCGCACCCGCCGCTGGACCTGACCACGGCGGCCTCGGCCCGGGACTTCCACGCGGCGCTCTCCCGCGCGCTGGCGGACGACACCTGCGACGCCGTCGTCGTGACGGCGATACCGACGGTGGGGGAGGGATCGGCCGGCGACGCGGCGCTCGCCGAGGCCCTGAGGTCCGCCTCGGCCCGCACCCCCGCCAAGCCCGTCCTCGTCGTGCACGTGGAACTCGGCGGGCTCGCCCAGGCCCTGTCCGCGGCGGCGAGCACGGCCCCGCAGACCGGCCCCGCCGCCCCCGCCGGCCCCGGCGCACCCTCCGATGCCGCCGTCCCGGCACCCCCCGCCGAGCGGACCCCCGCCGCCGAGCCCCCCGAGGGCGCCCACCTGATCCCCGCCTACCCCGCCGCCGAACGAGCCGTGCGCGCCCTCGCCGAAGCCGTCCGGTACGCCCAGTGGCGCCGGGACGCCGCCGACCCCGGCAAGGTGCCCGAGTACGAGGACATCGACGAGAAGGGCGCCGCCGACCTGATCGACCGGCTGCTCGCCCGGGGCCAAGGTCTCACGCTCGGCACGGAGGAGACCTGCGACCTCCTCGGCAGGTACGGCATCCACGTCCACCGCGCCCTGCCCGCGCCCACCCCCGACGCCGCCGTCGCCGCCGCGCGCGGCCTCGGCTACCCCGTGGCCCTCAAGGCCACCGCCCCGCACCTGCGGCACCGCGCCGACCTGGGCGGCGTCCGCCTCGACCTCGCCGACGAGGACCAACTGCGGCGGGCGTACGACGAGTTGACCGAGCTGTTCGGCACCCCGCAGGAGCTGCGCCCGGTGGTGCAGGGCATGGCCCCGCGCGGGGTCGACACCGTCGTCCGGGCCGTCATCGACCCGGCGGCCGGAGCGGTGCTCTCCTTCGGGCTCGCCGGCGCCGCCACCCAGTTGCTCGGCGACACCGCGCACCGGCTGATCCCGGTCACCGAGCGTGAGGCGACCTCCCTGGTGCGCTCGATCCGCACGGCCCCGCTGCTCTTCGGCTGGCGCGGCTCGGCCCCGGCCGACACCCCCGCCCTGGAGGAGCTGCTGCTGCGCGTGTCACGGCTCGTCGACGACCACCCCGGGGTCGTCGCGGTCACCCTGGAACCCGTCGTGGTCGCCCCGCGCGGCCTGAGCGTGCTCGGCGCCTCCGTCCGCCTCGCGCCCCCGCCCGCCCGAGACGACCTCGGCCCCCGGACGCTGCCCGCTTACTGA
- a CDS encoding M16 family metallopeptidase has protein sequence MPMGHTATAQAGSGGLTATEHRLANGLRVVLSEDHLTPVAAVCLWYDVGSRHEVKGRTGLAHLFEHLMFQGSAQVKGNGHFELVQGAGGSLNGTTSFERTNYFETMPAHQLELALWLEADRMGSLLTALDDESMENQRDVVKNERRQRYDNVPYGTAFEKLTALAYPEGHPYHHTPIGSMADLDAATLEDARQFFRTYYAPNNAVLSVVGDIDPEQTLAWIEKYFGSIPSHDGKPAPRDGSLPDTIGGQLREVVEEEVPARALMAAYRLPHDGTRACDAADLALTILGGGESSRLYNRLVRRDRTAVAAGFGLLRLAGAPSLGWLDVKTSGDVEVPVIEAAIDEELARFAERGPTAEEMERAQAQLEREWLDRLGTVAGRADELCRFAVLFGDPQLALTAVQRVLEVTAEEVQEIAQARLRPDNRAVLVYEPVAPDAETETPDENTEATDENEEAAK, from the coding sequence ATGCCCATGGGTCACACGGCCACAGCCCAGGCAGGCTCCGGCGGCCTGACAGCGACCGAGCACCGCCTGGCCAACGGCCTGCGCGTGGTGCTCTCCGAGGACCACCTGACCCCGGTCGCGGCGGTGTGCCTCTGGTACGACGTCGGCTCCCGCCACGAAGTCAAGGGGCGTACCGGCCTGGCTCACCTTTTCGAGCACCTCATGTTCCAGGGCTCCGCCCAGGTGAAGGGCAACGGCCACTTCGAGCTGGTGCAGGGCGCCGGCGGTTCGCTCAACGGCACCACCAGTTTCGAGCGCACCAACTACTTCGAGACCATGCCCGCCCACCAGCTGGAGCTCGCCCTCTGGCTGGAGGCCGACCGCATGGGCTCCCTGCTGACCGCCCTCGACGACGAGTCGATGGAGAACCAGCGGGACGTGGTCAAGAACGAGCGCCGCCAGCGCTACGACAACGTGCCCTACGGCACCGCGTTCGAGAAGCTGACCGCCCTCGCCTACCCGGAGGGCCACCCCTACCACCACACCCCGATCGGCTCGATGGCCGACCTGGACGCGGCGACCCTGGAGGACGCCCGCCAGTTCTTCCGCACGTACTACGCGCCGAACAACGCGGTGCTGTCGGTCGTCGGCGACATCGACCCCGAGCAGACGCTCGCCTGGATCGAGAAGTACTTCGGCTCCATCCCCTCGCACGACGGCAAGCCCGCCCCGCGCGACGGCTCGCTGCCCGACACCATCGGCGGGCAACTGCGGGAGGTCGTCGAGGAGGAGGTCCCGGCCCGTGCGCTGATGGCCGCCTACCGCCTCCCGCACGACGGCACGCGCGCGTGCGACGCCGCCGACCTGGCGCTCACCATCCTCGGCGGCGGCGAGTCGTCCCGCCTCTACAACCGCCTGGTGCGCCGCGACCGCACGGCCGTCGCGGCCGGCTTCGGCCTGCTGCGGCTCGCCGGGGCGCCCTCGCTGGGCTGGCTGGACGTGAAGACGTCCGGCGACGTCGAGGTGCCCGTGATCGAGGCCGCCATCGACGAGGAGCTCGCCCGCTTCGCCGAGCGGGGGCCCACGGCCGAGGAAATGGAACGCGCCCAGGCCCAGTTGGAGCGCGAGTGGCTGGACCGGCTCGGCACGGTCGCCGGCCGCGCCGACGAACTGTGCCGCTTCGCCGTCCTCTTCGGCGACCCGCAGCTCGCCCTGACCGCGGTGCAGCGCGTTCTGGAGGTGACGGCCGAGGAGGTCCAGGAGATCGCCCAGGCCCGCCTGCGCCCCGACAACCGCGCGGTGCTCGTCTACGAGCCCGTCGCCCCGGACGCCGAGACCGAGACCCCCGACGAGAACACCGAGGCCACCGACGAGAACGAGGAGGCGGCCAAGTGA
- a CDS encoding M23 family metallopeptidase yields MAFTRATGKHRRPSRMQRTTARAAGVAALTTTGVIGTVAAPAFAAEPAPEQTGLTPVVTIGDSIADQIDAQAAAQQHAAEEAALRKMAEEAARERAAEAAEEAREAAEKAREAKERAAREAERKRLNTFVMPIAGSYVSTGYQAGSSLWSSGSHTGVDFHAASGTPVHAVGAATVVEAGWGGAYGNQVVLKMHDGTYTQYGHLSSIGVSVGQTVTAGQQIGLSGATGNVTGPHLHFEARMSPEYGSDIDPVAYLRAHGVSL; encoded by the coding sequence ATGGCGTTCACGCGCGCCACCGGGAAGCACCGCCGTCCCAGCCGGATGCAGCGCACCACCGCCCGTGCGGCGGGTGTCGCGGCCCTCACCACCACCGGCGTCATCGGCACCGTGGCGGCTCCGGCGTTCGCCGCCGAGCCGGCTCCCGAGCAGACCGGTCTGACCCCGGTCGTCACCATCGGTGACTCCATCGCCGACCAGATCGACGCCCAGGCCGCCGCGCAGCAGCACGCCGCCGAGGAGGCGGCCCTGCGCAAGATGGCCGAGGAGGCCGCGCGCGAGCGGGCCGCCGAGGCCGCCGAGGAGGCGAGGGAGGCCGCCGAGAAGGCCCGCGAGGCCAAGGAGCGCGCCGCCCGCGAGGCCGAGCGCAAGCGGCTGAACACCTTCGTGATGCCGATCGCCGGTTCCTACGTCTCCACCGGCTACCAGGCCGGCAGCTCCCTGTGGTCCTCGGGCAGCCACACCGGCGTCGACTTCCACGCCGCCAGCGGCACCCCCGTCCACGCCGTCGGTGCCGCCACGGTCGTCGAGGCCGGCTGGGGCGGCGCGTACGGCAATCAGGTCGTCCTGAAGATGCACGACGGCACCTACACCCAGTACGGCCACCTCTCCTCCATCGGGGTTTCCGTGGGCCAGACCGTCACCGCGGGCCAGCAGATCGGCCTGTCCGGGGCGACCGGCAACGTGACCGGGCCGCACCTGCACTTCGAGGCGCGCATGTCGCCCGAGTACGGCTCCGACATCGACCCGGTCGCCTACCTCCGCGCGCACGGCGTGTCCCTCTGA